Within Gilvibacter sp. SZ-19, the genomic segment GGTTCATTTAGGCATGGCTTATTTTGGAATTCTCTTTGACCTTTTGGTGATTCCGATGTACCTCTGGCGCAAGACCCGTTGGTTGGCCTTTGGCTTATCGCTGTTCTTTCACCTGTTCAATTCCGCAGTATTTCACATTGGGATCTTCCCGTATATGTCAATCGCTTTTGCCCTCTTCTTTTTCTCTAGCGAAACGCTGGTAAAACGATTCATGCCCAAAGAAGATGTTTACCAAGGCAACGAGGTAAGACTTCCAAAAACTGCTGCCTTTACCACAACTGCTTTGGCCGTCTATCTGATAATTCAATTTGCATTGCCTTTAAGACATTGGTTTATTGCTGAGCCTGTTTTGTGGACAGAAGAAGGTCATCGACTCTCTTGGCGGATGATGCTGCGGACCAAATCCGGGCGGGTCATTTACTATATTGTCGATAAGGCCGATCCGAACAAAAAGAAAATCGCCTACAACTACAAAGACCTGCTGAGTAAAAAACAATACCGCTCTTTCAGGACCAAGCCCGACTTTATTTGGCAACTTGCGCAACGCATCCATCAGATAGAAAAAGATAAGGGCAAAGATGTGGAGGTCTATGCCACGGTACGCATTAAAGTCAATGCCGGTGATTACCATCTGCTAATCGATGAGAAGGTAGACCTAGCAGCAGTATCTTGGGACCACATTAAACACAATCCTTGGATTTTGCCCGCACCAGAGAATTTTACCCAGCCCAGACCCACTCCAAGCGAGCAATAAACTCCTTGCTACAAGACCAGTAAATAGCCCGTATTATTTAGCGTTTCCGCTGTGATAACTAGGCCGTAATGTTTAAATTTGGGGCCTAATTCAAACAGAACTCATGTTACAGGTTAGTGAAATTCGCGAACACAAAGACCGCTTTGCCAAAGCCTTGGCCAAACGCGGTTTGGACGCTATGCCCATTATAGAAGAAGTGCTAAAAGCCGATGAGCTCCGCAGAAAAACGCAGGCTGAGCTGGATGAAACTCTGGCCCAATCCAACACTTTTTCTAAAGAGATCGGGCAGTTGTTCAAAAGTGGCGAAGTACAAAAAGCCAACCTGTTAAAAGAAAAAACCGCCGGACTCAAGGAGCAGTCTAAAACACTACAAGAACAACTCAACACCGCGGCAGATAAGCTGCAGGAATTGCTGTTTACGCTTCCCAATATTCCCAACGAAGCGGTGCCAGAAGGTAGCAGTGATGAAGACAATGTAGAGACCGAGCGTCATGGGACCATTCCTAGCTTACACGAAGGAGCGCTTCCTCACTGGGAGTTAGCCAAAAAATACAATCTGATAGACTTTGAACTCGGAAACAAAGTAACAGGAGCCGGATTTCCGGTCTATATTGGCAAAGGAGCTCGTTTGCAGCGTGCGCTTATCAGTTATTTCTTAGACAAGAATATAGAAGCCGGTTATACCGAATACCAGGTGCCTCACTTGGTAAACGAAGCTTCGGGTATTGGAACGGGAAGTTTGCCCGATAAAGAAGGACAAATGTATCACGTTACAGGAGACAATCTGTATTTGATCCCAACGGCAGAAGTGCCTGTGACCAACTTGTTTAGAGGCGACTTGCTCAATGCCAAGGACCTGCCTATAGCCTGTACGGGTTATACCCCTTGCTTTAGACGCGAAGCCGGATCTTATGGCGCCCATGTTAGAGGTTTGAATCGCCTGCATCAGTTTGACAAAGTGGAGATTGTTCGCATAGAACATCCAGATCGTTCTTACCAGGCCTTAGAAGAAATGCTTGCTCATGTAAAGGTGCTCTTAGAAGAACTTGGTCTCCCGTATCGCATTCTTAGACTCTGCGGAGGGGATCTGACCTTTGCCAGTGCCCTAACTTACGATTTCGAGGTATTCTCTACCGCCCAAGATCGTTGGTTGGAGGTGTCTTCTGTCTCGAATTTCGAGACCTTTCAGAGCAACCGCATGAAATTGCGTTTTAAAAATGCCGAAGGCAAGAACGAATTGGCCCATACGCTTAACGGTAGTGCCTTGGCCTTACCGCGTATTTTGGCGAGTATCCTTGAGAATTATCAGACCGAAGATGGGATAAAGATCCCTGAGGTCTTAGTTCCTTACTGCGGATTCGACACGATCCAATAAACATTCTGGCTTGCTTTTTGAAGTAGGTGGATGAGTTTAAAGCCGATCTCACCCTGGGCTGCTATTAATTTATTTGGCATCCTTAACGCGGCTTTAAGAACTCAATTGATATCTTTACAAAAGTGCGCAATTACTTGTTCATACTGCTGTTTGTACTGCCCCTTGCTAGTTTTGGGCAGAACGATGCCTTGGCCAAAACTTATTTTGACGAAGGCAAATACGACAAGGCCCTGAGAATCTATCAGACCTTGTACGACAAGAACCCCAGAAGACTCGATATTTTTAAGGCGCTTGTGGCTACCCATCAGCAGTTGGAAAATTATGAGACAGCCGGAACTTTGCTTGCCGGCCGTGCAGAAGCTTATGGCCCTTATCCGCAGCTATCAGTAGACATTGGATACAATTTCGAATTGCAAAACCGACCGGAGGAGGCCAAGGCCTTTTACCAGCTGGCAGTAGACGAACTTGCCTTGCAACCCAATTACGCGCGATTCATTGGAGACACTTTTGATCGCTACGGACTCTTAGAATGGGCTGTTAAGTCTTATGAAAAGGGCATGGAGCTCAACCCAAATGCAGATTTTTACCTGCAGCTTTCTCGCATTTACGGAGAATTGCAGAACTACGAAAAGATGTTCGATGCCTATTTGAACCTTATGGAATCCAAACCGGGTTACGGCTCTTACACCAAAAGAAGTCTCACCCAGTTCATCACAGAAGACCCTGCCAACCAGGCCAATGTGGTCTTTAGAAAAACCCTGATAAAGCGGATTCAGCAAGACCCGAACTTGATGTACAATGAACTCTTGAGTTGGCTCTATGTGCAGCAAAAAGAGTTTCGCAAATCCTTTAATCAGGAAAAGGCAATATATAAGCGCAAAGGCGAAACTTTAGAGCATCTTTCATTATTGGCAGGTATTACAGAAGAAGAAGGAGAGTACGATATCTCCTTGGAGATCTTGGAATATATCATAGCCAACAGCGCTATTTTAGAAGAGCAACTCGACGCAGAAGAAAAACGCTTAGGGGTAATTGTCAAAACAGTATCCGACTTAAAAAAGGTAAATCAAGAATTCGATAAGGTTTTTGAGAAATACGGTCTAAGCACACGCACATACGCGCTTCAGATCGCCTATAACGACTTTATCGCCTTTAAACAACAGCAACCTGAAACCGCGATTTTGAACCTCAAGGTTTTGGCCGACACAGACCTCAACCGTTTTGAAAAGGCTCGAGTGCGCATGAAACTCGCAGACATACTCGTTTACACGCAAAAATTCAATCAGGCTTTGATCTATTATTCGCAAATACAAAAGCAGGTTCAAGGGAATATCCTAGCTCAAGAGGCTCGTTTTAAGGTGGCGCGAACTAGTTACTTCAAAGGCGATTTCAAATGGTCTCAGATACAATTGGACGTACTTAAAAAGTCCACTTCGCAACTCATAGCCAATGATGCCATGGAACTCAGTTTACTTATTAGCGACAATTCTGTAGAAGACAGCACCCAGACCGCTCTGCGCAAATTCGCCAAGGCCGACCTTTTGAGCCTTCAGAATAAAAATAACGAAGCGGTGCGTTTACTGAGCGAGATTTTAGAAAACCACAAAGGAGAAGCCATAGAGGACGAGGCCTTACTAAGGCGCGCTAAACTATATACAGCCTTAGGAGTCTATGAAAAGGCAGAAGCCGATTACAAGACCATCATTGCATTATTCAAAGAAGATATTTTAGCGGACGATGCCTATTTTCTGCTCGGACAACTCTACGAAAAGCAATTGGCGCTACCCGAAAAGGCCAAGGAATTTTACGAGCAGATCGTCTTTAATTTCTCAGATAGTATTTACTTTGTAGACGCAAGAAAGCGCTACCGCAGTTTGCGTGGCGACACCATAAATTAAGGCGTCTACCCTATGATCATCTACAACGTTACCATCAATATAGACGAATCCATTCAGCAGCAATGGCTCCACTGGATGCGCGAAGAGCATATTCCGGAAATGCTTGCCACTGGAAAATTCACCAAAGCCCTTATGACCCGCGTTATGGTAGAAGAAGAAATGGGCGGTATCACTTACTCGGTGCAATACACCGCAGACAGCGCGGAAACCCTTAAGCGTTATTATACGGAAGATGCGGAGCGTATGCGGGCGCAAAGCAAACCTTTTGAAGGTAAATTTGTAGCCTTTAGAACAGAATTGGAAATAGTAAGCGAACACTGATGAGTGGTCCGGTTAGACCTAAGAAGCATCTTGGCCAGCATTTCTTGGTAGACAAGAACATTGCTAGAAAGATCAGTGAGACCCTCTCCTTCGATGGATTTGATCTGGCTTTGGAGATAGGCCCTGGAACAGGAGTACTGACCGAGTTCTTGGTAGCAACCGGAAAACCCATCACCGCGATGGACGTCGATACGGAGTCTATCGAATACTTGAATGCCTCCTTTTTGCAAGCTAATCTAAAGGTAGTTGAGGCCGATTTTTTAAAGGCAGAACTGGCTACTTATTTTGGAGACGCCCAAATTGGCATTATTGGGAACTTCCCTTATAATATCTCTTCGCAGATCGTATTCAAAGCCCTAGAGCATCGCGATCAGGTACTCGAATTTTCGGGTATGTTTCAAAAAGAAGTAGCGCAAAGAATTTGCCAAGGTCCGGGGAATAAGACCTACGGTATTCTCTCCGTACTCGCTCAGGCTTTTTACGAAACCGAATATCTTTTTACGGTGCCACCGGGTGTATTCAATCCGCCTCCTAAAGTAGATAGCGGCGTATTGCGCATGCGACGTAAACCTGATTACAAATTGGCCTGCGACGAAACCTTGTTTTTCAAAGTCGTAAAGACAGCCTTTAACCAGCGTCGTAAAACCCTTCGCAACAGCTTAAAATCCTTTGATTTGTCCGATAAGTTGAAAGAAGATGCTATCTTTGAGCTTCGTCCGGAACGCCTGTCAGTTTCGGAATTTGTCGAACTCACTCAAAAAATAGCGCAAGATGGCCTTTCAGATCTCTGATGAGTTAATCGACCAGGTTCAAGAGCACATAGCCGCAACCCAAGATACTCAACTCCTTGAATTGATGAGTGATTTCCACTATGCGGATATCGCTGAGGTTCTGGACGCCTTAGATCTGGAGGACGCTACTTACCTACTCCGACTTTTAGATTCAGAAACTACTTCTGACGCCCTTATGGAGTTGGACGAGGATCTGCGTGAAGACCTACTGGACAAACTCTCGCCCAAGGAGATCGCCGAGGAGCTCGAGGAGATGGACACTGATGACGCAGCCGACGTAATCGCAGAACTCGATGACGCCATTGTAGAAGAGGTGATCGACGAGATCAAAGACGAGAAGCACGCTCAAGAGATCCGTGAACTTCTCTCTTATGACGAGAACAGTGCCGGAGGTCTTATGGCCAAGGAATTGGTTCGTGTAAAAGACACCTGGACCATTGCAGGCTGTGTTAGAGAAATGCGTAGACAGGCTAAGAATGTGACCCGAGTACATTCCATTTACGTGGTGGACAAGAACGAAAAACTCATTGGGCGACTTTCTTTAAAAGATCTGTTGACGGCTCCAGAAAAAGCCAAGATCAGCGATATTTATATTCCCAGAGTAGATTTTGTCTTTGTAGATCGCACCGGAGAAGAAGTGGCGCGTATTATGAACAAATACGACCTGGAAGCCATTCCAGTGGTCGATGAAGATCACAAATTACTCGGAAGAATCACCATTGATGATATTGTAGATTTTATAAAACTGGAAGCCGAAAAAGACTACCAGTTGGCGGCAGGTATTACCCAAGAAGTAGAAGCCGATGACTCTATTTTAGAACTCACCAAAGCCCGTTTACCTTGGTTGGTTTTAGGCTTATTTGGGGGGTTGGCTTCGGTTTTCATCTTAGAGGATTTTGAAGACCTTATGGCAGACCCACAAGTGAAAGCCTTGTTCTTCTTTACGCCACTTATTGCGGCGATGGCCGGAAACGTAGGAGTACAATCAAGTGCGATCATCGTACAAGGTTTGGCCAATGATATTGTAAAAGGGAGTTTGTGGAGTCGACTTTTAAAAGAAGTAGGCCTAAGCCTTATCAACGGAATTGCTTTAGGAGCTTTGGTTATGGTCTTTGGTGCAATTATGGGTTATTCTACCGCCTTTAGTCTAACCATTGCCGTTTCTATGCTTTCGGTGATCATCATTGCAGCCCTTATTGGAACCTTTGTACCCATCATTTTAGACAAGCGCGGCATTGACCCTGCAATAGCCACAGGCCCTTTCATTACCACGAGTAATGACATCTTTGGTATCTTTTTGTTCTTTTATCTTTCCAAGCTTATCCTTCAGTTTTGAAACCTCAGGTTTTTGAATTCACGGTTACCGTAGCATCAGAACATATCGATGCGCAAAATCACGTAAATAATCTCGTTTATCTCGAATGGTGTTTAGAGGCTGCAGAAAAGCACTGGTCTCGCAATGCCACAAACCAGCTGCTGAATGAATACGTTTGGTTCGTGCTCAAACACGAGATCCAGTACAAAGCGCAGGCAGTTCTTGGAGATCAATTGTGTCTTAAGACTTGGGTTTCGAGTAATGCTGGTGTCCGATCGGAAAGACAGTACGAGATCTATAACCAGAACAGCGGAAAGTTGTTGGTTCAAGCGAAAACCTTGTGGTGCCTACTCAGAGCAGACAGCAAGAAACCAACAGCTATTCCAGAGGAAATTTGTAATTTGTTTGTGGATGAGTAAGCCTATCAACATAAAAGAAAAGCTCGGTAAATTCAGTGATCATTGGCATCCGCATCAAATTGCCGTTGTAGATGACATGCAAGTGCTTTTGGCCAAGATAAGCGGAGAATTTGTTTGGCATGCTCACCAAGACGAAGACGAATTATTCTACGTGCAAAAAGGCACCCTTAAGATGCACTTTAGAGACCGAGTAGAAACTGTCCAAGAAGGCGAGATCATTGTAGTACCTAAAGGCGTAGAACACTGCCCCAAGACCATAGACGGACAAGAAGTTCAATTGCTACTGTTTGAAAAACTGAGTACCAAACACACCGGGGAGGTCGTTCACGAAAAGACCCAAACCTCGTACCCTAAGATCTAAGCTTTGAAAATTCTTCATCTAGACAAGAATCATCCTTTGCTAATAGCCCAGCTAAATGCGGCAGGGCACGAGAATGTCGAAGGTTTCAATTATGACAGAGCAAAGACCCTAGCAGTTATTGAACAGTTTGATGGCGTGGTGCTACGAAGTCGTATCACTGTAGATCGCGAGTTCCTCCAAGCCGCTAAACAATTGAAGTTTGTAGCTCGTGTTGGCGCGGGTATGGAGAGTATAGATCTGGACTATGCACAGGCTAGAGGTATTAAACTCTTCTCGGCACCAGAAGGCAACCGCAATGCTGTAGGTGAACATGCCCTAGGGATGCTGCTAGCACTTTTAAACAAACTCTTTGCTGCGCATCAGCAGATAAAACAAGGGCAATGGAACAGAGAGGCCAATCGCGGCTTAGAACTGGACTATCGCACTGTGGGCATTATAGGATATGGCAATATGGGCAAAGCTTTTGCAAGAAAGCTTCGCGGGTTCGACTGTCGGGTTTTGTGTTATGATATTCTACCTAATGTGGGCGATGCCAATGCCGAGCAGGTGGATCTAAAAACCTTGCAACAAGAAGTAGATGTGCTAAGTCTACACACCCCATGGACACCGCTAACCAATAAGATGGTCAATACAGATTTCATTAATGCTTTTGCCAAACCCTTTTTTCTGATCAATACGGCGCGAGGTAAATCGGTAGTGACAGCAGATCTGGTTCAGGCCCTTAAGAACGGCAAAGTTCTCGGTGCTGGTTTAGACGTATTGGAATACGAAAAGAGTTCATTTGAATCTTTGTTCGAAGCAGATAGTATGCCCCCAGCATTGGCCGAACTCTTGCAGATGGATCAAGTGATTTTGAGTCCGCACATTGCAGGTTGGACGGTTGAAAGTTTAGAAAAACTGGCCCAAACCATAGTCGATAAGATACTGAATGAATTTCCGGCCTAAGTAAAGATGAAACGCATAATCCTTGTTTTCGGCGCCATTGTGATCTTG encodes:
- a CDS encoding HTTM domain-containing protein, translating into MLDRVNNYLFTRVDNAGLVLFRIAFGFLLAVEAYGAIATGWVKRTLVEPEFTFNFIGFDFLQPLPGNGMYIYFAVMGVFGILVMLGYKYRWSMAGYALMWTCVYLMQKSSYNNHYYLMMLLTWMMVLLPAAGRMSLDAKLNPQRKSISMPRWVSVLVVGQLLIVFTYAAVAKIYPDWLDGTVTRIFMRGKAHYWLIGDFLQLPWVHLGMAYFGILFDLLVIPMYLWRKTRWLAFGLSLFFHLFNSAVFHIGIFPYMSIAFALFFFSSETLVKRFMPKEDVYQGNEVRLPKTAAFTTTALAVYLIIQFALPLRHWFIAEPVLWTEEGHRLSWRMMLRTKSGRVIYYIVDKADPNKKKIAYNYKDLLSKKQYRSFRTKPDFIWQLAQRIHQIEKDKGKDVEVYATVRIKVNAGDYHLLIDEKVDLAAVSWDHIKHNPWILPAPENFTQPRPTPSEQ
- the serS gene encoding serine--tRNA ligase, translating into MLQVSEIREHKDRFAKALAKRGLDAMPIIEEVLKADELRRKTQAELDETLAQSNTFSKEIGQLFKSGEVQKANLLKEKTAGLKEQSKTLQEQLNTAADKLQELLFTLPNIPNEAVPEGSSDEDNVETERHGTIPSLHEGALPHWELAKKYNLIDFELGNKVTGAGFPVYIGKGARLQRALISYFLDKNIEAGYTEYQVPHLVNEASGIGTGSLPDKEGQMYHVTGDNLYLIPTAEVPVTNLFRGDLLNAKDLPIACTGYTPCFRREAGSYGAHVRGLNRLHQFDKVEIVRIEHPDRSYQALEEMLAHVKVLLEELGLPYRILRLCGGDLTFASALTYDFEVFSTAQDRWLEVSSVSNFETFQSNRMKLRFKNAEGKNELAHTLNGSALALPRILASILENYQTEDGIKIPEVLVPYCGFDTIQ
- a CDS encoding tetratricopeptide repeat protein, translated to MRNYLFILLFVLPLASFGQNDALAKTYFDEGKYDKALRIYQTLYDKNPRRLDIFKALVATHQQLENYETAGTLLAGRAEAYGPYPQLSVDIGYNFELQNRPEEAKAFYQLAVDELALQPNYARFIGDTFDRYGLLEWAVKSYEKGMELNPNADFYLQLSRIYGELQNYEKMFDAYLNLMESKPGYGSYTKRSLTQFITEDPANQANVVFRKTLIKRIQQDPNLMYNELLSWLYVQQKEFRKSFNQEKAIYKRKGETLEHLSLLAGITEEEGEYDISLEILEYIIANSAILEEQLDAEEKRLGVIVKTVSDLKKVNQEFDKVFEKYGLSTRTYALQIAYNDFIAFKQQQPETAILNLKVLADTDLNRFEKARVRMKLADILVYTQKFNQALIYYSQIQKQVQGNILAQEARFKVARTSYFKGDFKWSQIQLDVLKKSTSQLIANDAMELSLLISDNSVEDSTQTALRKFAKADLLSLQNKNNEAVRLLSEILENHKGEAIEDEALLRRAKLYTALGVYEKAEADYKTIIALFKEDILADDAYFLLGQLYEKQLALPEKAKEFYEQIVFNFSDSIYFVDARKRYRSLRGDTIN
- a CDS encoding DUF4286 family protein — its product is MIIYNVTINIDESIQQQWLHWMREEHIPEMLATGKFTKALMTRVMVEEEMGGITYSVQYTADSAETLKRYYTEDAERMRAQSKPFEGKFVAFRTELEIVSEH
- the rsmA gene encoding 16S rRNA (adenine(1518)-N(6)/adenine(1519)-N(6))-dimethyltransferase RsmA; protein product: MSGPVRPKKHLGQHFLVDKNIARKISETLSFDGFDLALEIGPGTGVLTEFLVATGKPITAMDVDTESIEYLNASFLQANLKVVEADFLKAELATYFGDAQIGIIGNFPYNISSQIVFKALEHRDQVLEFSGMFQKEVAQRICQGPGNKTYGILSVLAQAFYETEYLFTVPPGVFNPPPKVDSGVLRMRRKPDYKLACDETLFFKVVKTAFNQRRKTLRNSLKSFDLSDKLKEDAIFELRPERLSVSEFVELTQKIAQDGLSDL
- the mgtE gene encoding magnesium transporter; the protein is MAFQISDELIDQVQEHIAATQDTQLLELMSDFHYADIAEVLDALDLEDATYLLRLLDSETTSDALMELDEDLREDLLDKLSPKEIAEELEEMDTDDAADVIAELDDAIVEEVIDEIKDEKHAQEIRELLSYDENSAGGLMAKELVRVKDTWTIAGCVREMRRQAKNVTRVHSIYVVDKNEKLIGRLSLKDLLTAPEKAKISDIYIPRVDFVFVDRTGEEVARIMNKYDLEAIPVVDEDHKLLGRITIDDIVDFIKLEAEKDYQLAAGITQEVEADDSILELTKARLPWLVLGLFGGLASVFILEDFEDLMADPQVKALFFFTPLIAAMAGNVGVQSSAIIVQGLANDIVKGSLWSRLLKEVGLSLINGIALGALVMVFGAIMGYSTAFSLTIAVSMLSVIIIAALIGTFVPIILDKRGIDPAIATGPFITTSNDIFGIFLFFYLSKLILQF
- a CDS encoding thioesterase family protein, with the translated sequence MKPQVFEFTVTVASEHIDAQNHVNNLVYLEWCLEAAEKHWSRNATNQLLNEYVWFVLKHEIQYKAQAVLGDQLCLKTWVSSNAGVRSERQYEIYNQNSGKLLVQAKTLWCLLRADSKKPTAIPEEICNLFVDE
- a CDS encoding cupin domain-containing protein, with translation MSKPINIKEKLGKFSDHWHPHQIAVVDDMQVLLAKISGEFVWHAHQDEDELFYVQKGTLKMHFRDRVETVQEGEIIVVPKGVEHCPKTIDGQEVQLLLFEKLSTKHTGEVVHEKTQTSYPKI
- a CDS encoding 2-hydroxyacid dehydrogenase, which encodes MKILHLDKNHPLLIAQLNAAGHENVEGFNYDRAKTLAVIEQFDGVVLRSRITVDREFLQAAKQLKFVARVGAGMESIDLDYAQARGIKLFSAPEGNRNAVGEHALGMLLALLNKLFAAHQQIKQGQWNREANRGLELDYRTVGIIGYGNMGKAFARKLRGFDCRVLCYDILPNVGDANAEQVDLKTLQQEVDVLSLHTPWTPLTNKMVNTDFINAFAKPFFLINTARGKSVVTADLVQALKNGKVLGAGLDVLEYEKSSFESLFEADSMPPALAELLQMDQVILSPHIAGWTVESLEKLAQTIVDKILNEFPA